In one Halorubrum sp. CBA1229 genomic region, the following are encoded:
- a CDS encoding MarR family transcriptional regulator has product MSVSELEAELSEDERAGLDLIRETGGIHQSDFWKELDVSSRKGSRIAEALEDSGLIQRSDTVYDGHNTYYLEPAPRDLDFSLLMAGDMLSPFIGEEEVDAQADAFSQWMMNLAYEEY; this is encoded by the coding sequence ATGAGCGTGTCCGAACTCGAGGCCGAGCTGTCGGAGGACGAGCGCGCCGGCCTCGACCTCATCCGCGAGACCGGTGGCATCCACCAGAGCGACTTCTGGAAGGAACTCGACGTCTCCTCGCGCAAGGGGAGCCGCATCGCGGAAGCGTTGGAGGACTCGGGGCTCATCCAGCGGTCCGACACCGTCTACGACGGGCACAACACGTACTACTTGGAGCCCGCGCCCCGCGACCTCGACTTCTCGCTGCTGATGGCCGGCGACATGCTGTCGCCGTTCATCGGCGAGGAGGAGGTCGACGCGCAGGCCGACGCCTTCTCGCAGTGGATGATGAACCTCGCGTACGAGGAGTACTGA
- the gfcR gene encoding transcriptional regulator GfcR, with the protein MKNVDDLIDSAAELAERGLSKGEIADELNVSRETASWLVERGGGNDAATATATGSTADIHVDWSALGRDSTRLQYAASAMADLLAKQGEDVDLTVGIEKAGAPLATAVANKLDTDLGTYAPAKHQWEEGDIDEHGGGFSRNFAAIRDRDCYVVDDIITSGTTMRESINAIREQGGEPVACVVLVDKMGYDEIDDVPVYSLVDVVRVDRDE; encoded by the coding sequence ATGAAGAACGTTGACGACCTGATAGACAGCGCGGCGGAGCTGGCGGAGCGGGGGCTCTCGAAGGGCGAGATCGCCGACGAGCTGAACGTCTCCCGGGAGACCGCGAGCTGGCTCGTCGAGCGCGGCGGCGGCAACGACGCCGCGACCGCGACCGCGACCGGGTCGACCGCCGACATCCACGTCGACTGGTCGGCGCTGGGACGCGACTCGACGCGGCTCCAATACGCCGCGAGCGCGATGGCCGACCTGCTCGCCAAGCAGGGCGAGGACGTGGACCTCACCGTCGGCATCGAGAAGGCCGGCGCGCCGCTCGCCACCGCGGTCGCGAACAAGCTCGACACCGACCTCGGCACGTACGCCCCCGCGAAACACCAGTGGGAGGAGGGCGACATCGACGAGCACGGCGGCGGCTTCTCGCGCAACTTCGCGGCGATCCGCGACCGCGACTGCTACGTCGTCGACGACATCATCACCTCGGGGACGACGATGCGGGAGTCGATCAACGCGATCCGCGAACAGGGCGGCGAGCCCGTCGCCTGCGTCGTGCTCGTTGACAAGATGGGGTACGACGAGATCGACGACGTGCCGGTGTACTCGCTCGTGGACGTCGTCCGCGTCGACCGCGACGAGTAG
- a CDS encoding proton-conducting transporter membrane subunit, with the protein MTDVLLPLAIAVPIVAATLPIALGLWFDDVGWPIAAVATTAVVGIAAAIAAEVAIGGQFDHAVGTYQPPIGIELVADQLSAAVLVLIAVVSLGTLAFSRVAGPRGNPFYSAYLLLVGGLSGMALTGDLFNMFVFLEIVGITTYALIAADRSGASAYASLKYLVVGTVGASLYLVGVGYAFLATGTLNMVDMREQILAQAGYGDPLIQASYALIVAGLALKIALFPVHTWQPDAYQRAPDAVTAVVAALVSTTSAYALIRVTYTVFTVDFLAANDAITTAMLVVSGTSILAGSVLAAMQSDLKRMFAYSSVAQFGMIGAAIALANETALLGGIVHLIGHGLLKFGLFLGVGTLALGYGVRRIEDAASAAREAPFTAGAIALLGLGLVGIPPSVGFLGKWYIGVGAVESSMAGAGPAGIAVAAVIFVSTLFTLSYVARLIERFYFAGVGLSGGHGDDAAAGHGDDSAGGAGDDPAGVAADGGRDDDPAANDTGAAAPVAPVEGAPRPSLVPDRVPPASLAVLLVTTLVTVSLGFAGFALAEWFGPFLTEVFA; encoded by the coding sequence ATGACTGACGTGCTCCTCCCGCTGGCGATCGCCGTCCCGATCGTGGCGGCCACCCTGCCGATCGCGCTCGGCCTGTGGTTCGACGACGTGGGGTGGCCGATCGCGGCGGTCGCGACGACCGCGGTGGTCGGTATCGCGGCCGCGATCGCCGCCGAAGTCGCGATCGGCGGCCAGTTCGACCACGCGGTCGGCACGTACCAGCCGCCGATCGGGATCGAGCTGGTGGCCGATCAGCTGTCGGCCGCGGTGCTCGTGCTGATCGCGGTCGTCTCGCTGGGGACGCTCGCGTTCTCGCGCGTGGCCGGCCCGCGCGGGAACCCATTTTACAGCGCCTACCTGCTGCTGGTCGGCGGGCTCTCGGGGATGGCGCTCACCGGCGACCTGTTCAACATGTTCGTCTTCCTCGAGATCGTCGGGATCACGACGTACGCGCTCATCGCGGCCGACCGCTCCGGAGCGAGCGCCTACGCCTCGCTGAAGTACCTCGTGGTCGGGACGGTGGGCGCCTCGTTATACCTCGTCGGCGTCGGCTACGCGTTCCTCGCGACGGGGACGCTGAACATGGTCGACATGCGCGAGCAGATCCTCGCGCAGGCGGGGTACGGCGACCCGCTGATCCAGGCGAGCTACGCGCTGATCGTCGCCGGGCTCGCGCTGAAGATCGCCTTATTCCCGGTCCACACCTGGCAGCCGGACGCCTACCAGCGCGCGCCGGACGCCGTCACGGCGGTCGTGGCCGCGCTCGTGTCGACGACGAGCGCGTACGCGCTGATCCGGGTGACGTACACCGTCTTCACGGTCGATTTCCTCGCCGCGAACGACGCGATCACGACGGCGATGCTCGTCGTCTCCGGGACGTCGATCCTCGCCGGCTCGGTGCTCGCGGCGATGCAGTCCGACCTCAAGCGGATGTTCGCCTACTCCTCGGTCGCGCAGTTCGGGATGATCGGGGCCGCGATCGCGCTCGCGAACGAGACCGCGCTGCTCGGGGGGATCGTCCACCTCATCGGCCACGGCCTGCTGAAGTTCGGGCTCTTCCTCGGGGTCGGCACCCTCGCGCTCGGCTACGGCGTCCGCCGGATCGAGGACGCCGCGAGCGCCGCCCGCGAGGCGCCGTTCACGGCCGGCGCGATCGCCCTGCTCGGCTTAGGACTCGTCGGCATCCCGCCGTCGGTCGGCTTCCTCGGCAAGTGGTACATCGGCGTCGGCGCGGTCGAGTCCAGCATGGCCGGCGCCGGGCCGGCCGGGATCGCGGTCGCCGCCGTGATCTTCGTCAGCACCCTGTTCACGCTGTCGTACGTCGCGCGCCTGATCGAGCGGTTCTACTTCGCCGGCGTCGGGCTCTCGGGCGGCCACGGCGACGACGCGGCGGCCGGCCACGGCGATGACTCCGCGGGCGGCGCGGGCGACGACCCGGCCGGAGTGGCCGCCGACGGCGGTCGCGATGACGACCCGGCGGCCAACGATACGGGTGCGGCCGCGCCGGTCGCGCCCGTGGAGGGCGCGCCGCGGCCCTCGCTGGTCCCCGACCGGGTACCGCCCGCGTCGCTGGCGGTGCTCCTCGTCACGACGCTCGTCACGGTTTCGCTCGGCTTCGCCGGCTTCGCGCTGGCCGAGTGGTTCGGTCCGTTCCTCACGGAGGTGTTCGCATGA
- a CDS encoding MnhB domain-containing protein, protein MSDTRPGDDPVGGADDPGTEEPPVDGDPGDAVDTDDAPPRRADSRSGRPDSERRREIPYTESQVIMPTVKIVAPFAFTYGLFITFHGAGSPGGGFQGGAIMAAVVFMIAFAFGIEATREWLANTVVVALAVGGALAFAGIGLIPVARGGAFLQYDLLPIPVKYGLESVEIFGIAAIVSGVLMGLFFLLASGFDSDGSGFGDTGSAEDDADEAADDPDAPESDRTAVADGGER, encoded by the coding sequence ATGAGCGACACTCGTCCCGGGGACGACCCCGTCGGCGGCGCCGACGATCCCGGTACGGAAGAGCCTCCCGTCGACGGCGACCCGGGCGATGCAGTCGACACGGACGACGCCCCGCCCCGCCGGGCGGACTCCCGGTCCGGGCGACCCGACTCCGAGCGGCGTCGGGAGATCCCGTACACGGAGAGCCAGGTGATCATGCCGACGGTGAAGATCGTGGCGCCGTTCGCGTTCACGTACGGCCTGTTCATCACCTTCCACGGCGCCGGATCGCCCGGCGGTGGGTTCCAAGGCGGCGCGATCATGGCCGCCGTCGTGTTCATGATCGCGTTCGCGTTCGGGATCGAGGCGACTCGCGAGTGGCTCGCGAACACCGTCGTCGTCGCGCTCGCGGTCGGCGGCGCGCTGGCGTTCGCCGGCATCGGACTGATCCCGGTCGCGCGCGGCGGCGCGTTCCTCCAGTACGACCTGCTGCCGATCCCGGTGAAGTACGGGTTAGAGAGCGTCGAGATCTTCGGCATCGCGGCCATCGTGAGCGGCGTGCTCATGGGGCTGTTCTTCCTGCTCGCGAGCGGGTTCGACTCCGACGGGAGCGGCTTCGGCGACACCGGGTCCGCCGAGGACGACGCCGACGAGGCCGCGGACGACCCCGACGCGCCGGAATCGGACCGCACTGCGGTCGCCGACGGGGGTGAGCGATGA
- a CDS encoding NRDE family protein: protein MCTLTLAWRAFGDAPVALAANRDEALDRRADPPAVREPAGGDGGRYVAPRDAEAGGTWIGLSEAGVAVAVTNRWLGADREGDRSRGLLVRDCLESNSAEAAVRNVERDLETRSYDGFNLVLADDAAAFCLSYDGGLAVTRLDPGVHVIGNVGGVVNGGERFAVPDRRREFGAERADSARRIAAELVPEPGETSEAWLDRASGVLADHEYGACLHGDGFGTRSFTRIRTTADPETAPEFAYADGPPCETPAEPVSLPPEFGGGATDAEDGTNE, encoded by the coding sequence GTGTGCACGCTCACCCTGGCCTGGCGCGCGTTCGGCGACGCGCCGGTCGCGCTCGCCGCCAACCGCGACGAGGCGCTCGACAGGCGGGCCGACCCGCCGGCCGTCCGCGAGCCCGCCGGCGGCGACGGCGGCCGGTACGTCGCCCCGCGCGACGCGGAGGCCGGCGGGACGTGGATCGGCCTCTCTGAGGCCGGCGTCGCCGTCGCGGTCACGAACCGCTGGCTGGGCGCCGACCGCGAGGGGGACCGCTCCAGGGGGCTCCTCGTGCGGGACTGCCTCGAATCGAACTCCGCCGAGGCCGCGGTGCGGAACGTCGAGCGCGACCTCGAGACCCGGTCGTACGACGGATTCAACCTCGTGCTCGCGGACGACGCCGCCGCGTTCTGCCTCTCGTACGACGGCGGCCTCGCGGTCACGCGGCTCGATCCCGGCGTCCACGTGATTGGCAACGTCGGCGGCGTGGTGAACGGCGGCGAGCGGTTCGCGGTCCCGGACCGCCGGCGGGAGTTCGGCGCGGAGCGCGCCGACAGCGCTCGCCGAATCGCCGCCGAACTGGTGCCCGAACCCGGGGAGACGAGCGAGGCGTGGCTCGACCGCGCGAGCGGTGTTCTCGCCGACCACGAGTACGGCGCCTGCCTCCACGGCGACGGGTTCGGGACGCGGTCGTTCACCCGGATCCGGACGACCGCCGACCCGGAGACCGCTCCCGAGTTCGCGTACGCCGACGGCCCACCGTGCGAGACGCCCGCGGAGCCGGTGTCGCTGCCGCCGGAGTTCGGCGGCGGAGCGACGGACGCCGAGGACGGGACGAACGAGTGA
- a CDS encoding cation:proton antiporter subunit C yields MTSVASVVASAGTDAIVASAGAFEIFATRHAYLTFALLLCVGLYMMIANPHLVKKIIGLNLFQTAIFLLFIASAYVEGGAIPILGSGEAETGTFVSPLPHVIVLTAIVVGVSLTAVGLALCIRIYDEYGTLRTDTLRELMRDEGSLPAGPTAEGDDPATDGGVSDD; encoded by the coding sequence ATGACGAGCGTCGCGTCCGTCGTCGCGTCCGCCGGAACCGACGCCATCGTCGCGTCCGCGGGTGCGTTCGAGATATTCGCGACGAGACACGCCTACCTCACGTTCGCGCTGCTGCTCTGCGTCGGCCTCTACATGATGATAGCCAACCCACACCTCGTGAAGAAGATCATCGGACTCAACCTGTTCCAGACGGCGATATTCTTGCTGTTCATCGCCTCGGCGTACGTCGAAGGCGGCGCGATCCCGATCCTCGGCTCCGGCGAGGCGGAGACCGGGACGTTCGTCAGCCCGCTCCCGCACGTGATCGTGCTCACCGCCATCGTCGTCGGTGTGAGCCTCACCGCGGTGGGGCTCGCGCTCTGCATCCGCATCTACGACGAGTACGGGACGCTCCGCACCGACACGCTCCGCGAACTGATGCGGGACGAGGGGTCGCTCCCCGCCGGCCCGACGGCCGAGGGCGACGACCCCGCGACCGACGGGGGTGTGAGCGATGACTGA
- a CDS encoding DUF4040 domain-containing protein, whose translation MIGATSVGSSATAGAAPAVAQVTAVEGGLLAFVVLTALATALARDVLAAVIVFGAYSLGMAALYTFYRAPDVALTEAAISAGVTTVLLLLTLAKTTRIDHDVALESVNLPAVGAVGLLFGGLLLTMGDIPAVGSPDAAVWSNPEVSQWYLRESYAQTGVENSVMAVLAAFRGFDTFGEAVVVFAGGIAALIVLHREVFA comes from the coding sequence ATGATCGGCGCGACGTCCGTCGGCTCGTCGGCCACCGCAGGGGCGGCCCCCGCCGTCGCACAGGTTACCGCCGTCGAGGGAGGCCTGCTCGCGTTCGTCGTGTTGACCGCGCTCGCGACCGCCCTCGCGCGGGACGTGCTCGCGGCGGTCATCGTGTTCGGCGCGTACAGCCTCGGGATGGCCGCGCTGTACACCTTCTACCGCGCGCCGGACGTGGCGCTGACGGAGGCGGCGATCTCCGCCGGCGTGACCACCGTCCTGCTCCTCCTAACCCTCGCGAAGACGACCCGGATCGACCACGACGTCGCCTTGGAGTCGGTGAACCTCCCGGCGGTCGGCGCGGTCGGGCTGCTGTTCGGCGGGCTGCTGCTCACGATGGGGGACATCCCGGCGGTGGGCTCGCCCGACGCGGCGGTGTGGTCGAACCCGGAGGTGAGCCAGTGGTACCTCCGCGAGTCGTACGCGCAGACCGGCGTCGAGAACTCGGTGATGGCCGTGCTGGCGGCGTTCCGGGGGTTCGACACCTTCGGCGAGGCGGTCGTCGTCTTCGCCGGCGGGATCGCGGCGCTCATCGTGCTCCACCGGGAGGTGTTCGCATGA
- a CDS encoding proton-conducting transporter membrane subunit, which translates to MTDALVSDPRPLLAVLVSFVAAFFIVASHRSPNVREGWTLVAAVAKFAIVASMLPAVLDGAVFEWSLGAFLPGIEFALRADALGMLFAFLASGLWIVTSFYSIGYMRGNDETNQTRYFAAFAVSLSATMGIAFAGNLVTIFVFYEILSIATYPLVAHDETAEARSAGRKYLAYTMFGGGVLVLAGTALVYLIAGNVSFTAGGIQELANADPGLAMLAFFLLAIGFGVKAGIMPLHQWLPEAMVAPTPVSGLLHAVAVVKSGAFGVSRVVLDVFGPELVFNLSLPFGFSAGLVLSTIGAITLTAASIIALRKDHLKQRLAYSTVSQLSYIILGLGLFGWYGLVGALLHIPAHAFMKLTLFFCAGNLHVSTHTDYISEMAGIGKRMPLTMGAFTVASLGMAGIPLLAGFVSKYYMLIGGIRMGAELTPIAYYLAGALLLSGVLNIAYFWPVIYTAFFEAEDAHDAKPLVDFRMGGESRSTLPATDGGRAGDDAATDGGRPEDEDTGDADAETDTNADEAAIDDVVESAEGDSPADADPAGPAGDADVPDDSDIPDAELDDLPTDEEGVVRPDFNTSDRDFSEPAERVDTGDYAVDSRPSDAAVPFGVGRGDDDAEDRTTDDGADAGTGHSDEEGHGDGHEGAHNGHEGAHDDHGHAGGPPAGGWRHIDGLDALRGRESSWFTLGPILTAMSLAVLLGVIPYEMGFLELIELIVDTRLPEEAMRP; encoded by the coding sequence ATGACTGACGCTCTCGTCTCTGACCCACGACCCCTACTGGCCGTCCTCGTCTCGTTCGTCGCGGCGTTCTTCATCGTCGCGTCGCACCGCTCGCCGAACGTCCGCGAGGGGTGGACGCTCGTCGCGGCCGTCGCGAAGTTCGCGATCGTCGCCTCGATGCTCCCGGCCGTCCTCGACGGCGCCGTCTTCGAGTGGTCGCTCGGGGCGTTCCTCCCCGGAATCGAGTTCGCGCTCCGCGCCGACGCGCTCGGCATGCTGTTCGCGTTCCTCGCCAGCGGCCTGTGGATCGTCACGTCGTTCTACAGCATCGGGTACATGCGCGGTAACGACGAGACGAACCAGACCCGGTACTTCGCCGCGTTCGCGGTGTCGCTGTCGGCGACGATGGGGATCGCGTTCGCGGGCAACCTCGTGACGATCTTCGTCTTCTACGAGATCCTCTCGATCGCGACGTACCCGCTCGTCGCCCACGACGAGACGGCGGAGGCGCGCTCGGCCGGCCGGAAGTACCTCGCGTACACGATGTTCGGCGGCGGCGTGCTCGTGCTCGCCGGGACCGCCCTCGTCTACCTGATCGCCGGCAACGTCTCGTTCACGGCCGGCGGGATTCAGGAGCTGGCGAACGCCGACCCCGGCCTCGCGATGCTCGCGTTCTTCCTCCTCGCGATCGGGTTCGGCGTGAAGGCCGGGATCATGCCGCTCCACCAGTGGCTCCCCGAGGCGATGGTCGCGCCGACGCCGGTCTCCGGGCTCCTCCACGCGGTCGCGGTCGTCAAGTCCGGGGCGTTCGGCGTCTCGCGGGTCGTCCTCGACGTGTTCGGCCCGGAGCTCGTCTTCAACCTCTCGCTCCCCTTCGGCTTCTCGGCCGGACTCGTCCTCTCAACCATCGGGGCGATCACGCTGACCGCGGCCTCGATCATCGCTCTGCGGAAGGACCACCTGAAACAGCGGCTCGCCTACTCGACGGTGAGTCAGCTGAGCTACATCATCCTCGGGCTCGGGCTGTTCGGCTGGTACGGGCTCGTCGGCGCGCTGCTGCACATCCCGGCGCACGCGTTCATGAAGCTCACCCTGTTCTTCTGCGCGGGGAACCTCCACGTCTCGACGCACACCGACTACATCTCGGAAATGGCGGGGATCGGCAAGCGGATGCCCCTGACGATGGGGGCGTTCACGGTGGCCTCGCTCGGGATGGCCGGCATCCCGCTGCTCGCCGGGTTCGTCAGCAAGTACTACATGCTGATCGGCGGGATCCGGATGGGCGCCGAGCTCACCCCGATCGCCTACTACCTCGCCGGCGCGCTGCTGCTCTCGGGCGTGCTCAACATCGCCTACTTCTGGCCGGTGATCTACACCGCCTTCTTCGAGGCGGAGGACGCCCACGACGCGAAGCCGCTCGTCGACTTCCGGATGGGCGGGGAGTCGCGGTCGACGCTGCCGGCGACCGACGGGGGCCGCGCAGGTGACGACGCGGCCACCGACGGGGGCCGACCCGAGGACGAGGACACCGGCGACGCCGATGCGGAAACGGACACCAACGCCGACGAGGCCGCCATCGACGACGTCGTCGAGAGCGCCGAGGGCGACTCGCCGGCTGACGCGGACCCGGCGGGCCCCGCCGGCGACGCCGACGTTCCCGACGACTCCGACATCCCCGACGCGGAGCTCGACGACCTCCCGACCGACGAGGAGGGCGTCGTCCGGCCGGACTTCAACACGAGCGACCGCGACTTCTCCGAGCCGGCCGAGCGCGTCGACACCGGGGATTACGCGGTCGACTCGCGACCCTCCGACGCGGCCGTGCCCTTCGGGGTCGGACGCGGCGACGACGACGCGGAGGACCGCACGACCGACGACGGCGCTGACGCTGGAACCGGCCACAGCGACGAGGAGGGTCACGGCGATGGACACGAAGGCGCACACAACGGACACGAGGGCGCACACGATGACCACGGCCACGCCGGCGGCCCGCCCGCGGGCGGCTGGCGACACATCGACGGACTCGACGCCCTCCGCGGGCGCGAGTCGTCGTGGTTCACGCTCGGGCCGATCCTCACCGCGATGAGCCTCGCGGTGCTGCTCGGCGTGATCCCCTACGAGATGGGCTTCCTGGAGCTGATCGAGCTCATCGTCGACACGCGGCTCCCCGAGGAGGCGATGCGCCCATGA
- a CDS encoding glutaredoxin domain-containing protein, with protein MTFQPESEAEPDEIENRVQQTIADNDVVLFMKGNRLMPQCGYSQRAVELIGKHVEEFETVDVLPALDHYREALEAESGWETIPQTFVDGEFVGGSDVLAELDERGELAAELGAE; from the coding sequence ATGACGTTCCAGCCCGAATCCGAGGCGGAGCCGGACGAGATCGAGAACCGCGTTCAGCAGACGATCGCCGACAACGACGTGGTCCTGTTCATGAAGGGGAACCGGCTGATGCCCCAGTGCGGCTACTCGCAGCGCGCCGTCGAGCTGATCGGCAAGCACGTCGAGGAGTTCGAGACTGTCGACGTGCTGCCCGCGCTGGACCACTACCGCGAGGCGCTGGAGGCCGAGAGCGGGTGGGAGACCATCCCACAGACGTTCGTCGACGGCGAGTTCGTCGGCGGCAGCGACGTGCTCGCGGAGCTGGACGAGCGCGGCGAGCTGGCGGCCGAGCTCGGCGCCGAGTAG
- a CDS encoding glucose 1-dehydrogenase, which translates to MNAIAVYEGTDEPVVTEKPRPEPAPGEALVRTLRVGVDGTDHEVIDGGHGGAPEGEDHLVLGHEAVGVVADPNDTPFEVGDVVVPTVRRPPNGANEYFARGEPDMAPDGEYHERGIVGAHGFMAEYFTSPAEFLVEIPPALAEWGFLVEPISIAEKAIEHAFASRSAFHWEPESALVLGNGSLGLLTVATLDEEFDRIYCLGRRERPDPTIDIIESLGATYVNSNETPVPSVPEAYEPMDFVFEATGYAPHAFETIEALAPNGVGALLGVPGDWEFEIDGGRLHREFVLHNKALVGSVNSGYEHFEAAVDSLSRFSDGFIDDLVTGVYGLDEFEAAFADDDTTIKTAVEFDSYEER; encoded by the coding sequence ATGAACGCGATCGCCGTGTACGAGGGGACCGACGAACCGGTCGTGACGGAGAAGCCGCGACCGGAGCCGGCGCCCGGGGAGGCGCTCGTCCGGACGCTCCGGGTCGGGGTCGACGGAACGGATCACGAGGTCATCGACGGCGGGCACGGGGGCGCACCCGAGGGAGAGGACCACCTCGTGCTGGGTCACGAGGCGGTCGGCGTCGTCGCGGACCCGAACGACACGCCCTTCGAGGTCGGCGACGTGGTCGTGCCGACGGTCCGGCGCCCGCCCAACGGCGCGAACGAGTACTTCGCGCGCGGCGAACCCGACATGGCGCCGGACGGCGAGTACCACGAGCGCGGCATCGTCGGCGCGCACGGCTTCATGGCCGAGTACTTCACCAGCCCGGCTGAGTTCCTCGTGGAGATCCCGCCCGCCCTCGCCGAGTGGGGGTTCCTCGTCGAGCCGATCTCCATCGCGGAGAAGGCGATCGAGCACGCGTTCGCCAGCCGGTCGGCGTTCCACTGGGAGCCCGAGTCCGCGCTGGTGCTCGGCAACGGTTCGCTCGGCCTGCTGACGGTCGCGACGCTCGACGAGGAGTTCGACCGGATCTACTGTCTCGGCCGCCGCGAGCGACCCGACCCGACGATCGATATCATCGAGTCGCTGGGCGCTACGTACGTCAACTCCAACGAGACGCCGGTCCCGTCGGTGCCGGAGGCGTACGAGCCGATGGACTTCGTCTTCGAGGCGACCGGCTACGCGCCCCACGCCTTCGAGACCATCGAGGCGCTCGCTCCCAACGGGGTCGGTGCCCTGCTCGGCGTGCCGGGCGACTGGGAGTTCGAGATCGACGGCGGCCGCCTCCACCGGGAGTTCGTCCTGCACAACAAGGCGCTCGTCGGCAGCGTCAACTCCGGCTACGAGCACTTCGAGGCCGCGGTCGACTCGCTGTCGCGGTTCTCCGACGGGTTCATCGACGACCTCGTCACCGGCGTGTACGGGCTCGACGAGTTCGAGGCCGCCTTCGCGGATGACGACACGACTATTAAAACGGCGGTCGAATTCGACTCGTATGAAGAACGTTGA
- a CDS encoding Na(+)/H(+) antiporter subunit D produces the protein MNAVLTSLPPYVVLAAAAFLVLGLPRRAGHAAAALATAFAFAQAVLLGDGGTGTHLATQLFGFDVVLFNVDQFSLLMGVVVGFLATAAVLYAYGTEAPKWVTAFALVYVSSTLGTIYAGDWLTLIFFWELMAVTSTLLVWQYGGAAVRAGYRYALFHGIGGTFFLGAVVVHGASMIGAVPTAEIFLFSSTTGIHASATLLAAIGVGVNCGFIFLHTWLPDTYPRPHVAASVFLSVFTTKTAAYVMYRTFPEGGMWLAYLGGFMAVYGAFFALLQYDPRRLLSYHIQAQLGYMLAGFGLATYVGEFAVTGGFAHLFNNVLYKSLLFMTVGVVIYRTGVEDIRDMGGLWREMPVAFLLYVVGAASITAVPGFNGFISKGMVIDSAHEVHNYVLLLDSGLLWWLLILGGVGTFMSFIKLGYYMFFHGSATLSPKDATPFQTAGMVLAGGACIFFGVFYTQLIELMPFTEIILSEDVYFKPYSESHLTESAALLVTGFVGFFALKRPLGWLAHHMRDVDAVTYPAAFYLGRGTIWGVTELWAAVDRAVMRLVAGIKRTAMHPRAAVSSLGVDVEIRTGIGRSVLILTLAAGVALFAFLLA, from the coding sequence ATGAACGCAGTCCTCACCTCGCTCCCGCCGTACGTCGTGCTCGCGGCGGCGGCGTTCCTCGTGCTCGGGCTCCCGCGTCGGGCCGGCCACGCGGCGGCCGCGCTGGCGACGGCGTTCGCCTTCGCGCAGGCGGTGCTGCTCGGCGACGGCGGCACGGGAACCCACCTCGCGACGCAGCTGTTCGGCTTCGACGTGGTCCTGTTCAACGTCGACCAGTTCTCCCTGCTGATGGGCGTCGTCGTCGGGTTCCTCGCGACGGCGGCGGTGCTGTACGCGTACGGCACGGAGGCCCCGAAGTGGGTGACCGCGTTCGCGCTGGTGTACGTCTCCTCGACGCTCGGGACGATCTACGCCGGCGACTGGCTCACCCTGATCTTCTTCTGGGAGCTGATGGCCGTCACCAGCACCCTGCTGGTGTGGCAGTACGGCGGCGCGGCGGTGCGGGCCGGCTACCGCTACGCGCTGTTCCACGGGATCGGGGGGACGTTCTTCCTCGGCGCGGTCGTCGTCCACGGCGCGTCGATGATCGGCGCCGTGCCGACCGCCGAGATCTTCCTGTTCTCGTCGACGACCGGGATCCACGCCAGCGCGACGCTGCTCGCGGCGATCGGCGTCGGCGTCAACTGCGGGTTCATCTTCCTGCACACGTGGCTGCCGGACACCTACCCGCGCCCGCACGTGGCGGCGTCGGTGTTCCTCTCCGTGTTCACCACGAAGACGGCGGCGTACGTGATGTACCGGACGTTCCCCGAGGGCGGCATGTGGCTCGCGTACCTCGGCGGGTTCATGGCCGTCTACGGCGCGTTCTTCGCGCTGCTGCAGTACGACCCGCGCCGGCTCCTCTCGTACCACATCCAGGCGCAGCTCGGCTACATGCTGGCCGGGTTCGGGCTCGCGACGTACGTCGGCGAGTTCGCCGTCACCGGCGGCTTCGCGCACCTGTTCAACAACGTGCTGTACAAGAGCCTCCTGTTCATGACCGTCGGCGTGGTGATCTACCGCACCGGCGTCGAGGACATCCGGGACATGGGCGGGCTCTGGCGGGAGATGCCCGTTGCCTTCCTCCTCTACGTCGTCGGCGCGGCCTCGATTACCGCCGTCCCGGGGTTCAACGGGTTCATCTCGAAGGGGATGGTGATCGACTCCGCCCACGAGGTCCACAACTACGTGCTCCTGTTGGACAGCGGGCTCCTCTGGTGGCTGCTGATCCTCGGCGGCGTCGGGACGTTCATGTCGTTCATCAAGCTCGGCTACTACATGTTCTTCCACGGGTCGGCGACGCTGTCGCCGAAGGACGCCACCCCGTTCCAGACCGCCGGCATGGTGCTCGCGGGCGGCGCTTGTATCTTCTTCGGGGTGTTCTACACCCAGCTGATCGAGCTGATGCCGTTCACGGAGATCATCCTCAGCGAGGACGTCTACTTCAAGCCGTACAGCGAGAGCCATCTGACCGAGAGCGCGGCGCTGCTCGTGACCGGCTTCGTCGGCTTCTTCGCGCTGAAGCGACCGCTCGGCTGGCTCGCCCACCACATGCGCGACGTCGACGCGGTGACGTACCCGGCCGCGTTCTACCTCGGTCGGGGGACGATCTGGGGCGTCACGGAGCTGTGGGCCGCCGTCGACCGCGCCGTGATGCGGCTGGTCGCCGGCATCAAGCGGACCGCGATGCACCCGCGGGCGGCCGTCTCGTCGCTCGGCGTCGACGTCGAGATCCGGACGGGAATCGGCCGGAGCGTCCTCATCCTGACGCTCGCGGCCGGCGTCGCGTTGTTCGCGTTCCTGCTCGCCTGA